One Paraburkholderia phytofirmans OLGA172 genomic window carries:
- the cysT gene encoding sulfate ABC transporter permease subunit CysT, which yields MTTLTFRKPSALPGFGLTLGITVAYLSLVVLIPLAATFLKTATLDWAQFVRAVTSPRVLASYRLTFFSALGGALINAVFGFLVAWVLVRYTFPFKRIVDAVVDLPFALPTSVAGISLAAVYAGNGWIGQFLEPLGIKIAFTPAGVLIALTFIGLPFVVRTVQPVLEEFEREQEEAAACLGASRWLTFRRVVLPAVFPALLTGFALAFARALGEYGSVIFIAGNVPMKSEITSLLIITKLEQYDYAGATAIAVVMLVVSFLMLLLINTLQWYLQRRTGRGGAGPAPAVASVAAIGVGGGVQ from the coding sequence ATGACGACGCTGACCTTCCGAAAACCGAGTGCCTTGCCCGGTTTCGGCCTGACACTCGGCATCACGGTCGCTTATTTGAGCCTCGTGGTGCTGATTCCGCTTGCGGCGACCTTTCTCAAGACCGCGACGCTCGACTGGGCTCAGTTCGTGCGCGCGGTCACGTCGCCGCGCGTGCTCGCGTCGTATCGCCTGACGTTTTTCTCGGCCCTCGGCGGCGCGCTGATCAACGCCGTGTTCGGTTTTCTGGTCGCGTGGGTGCTGGTGCGTTATACGTTCCCGTTCAAGCGCATCGTCGATGCGGTGGTCGATCTGCCGTTTGCTCTGCCGACGTCCGTGGCCGGTATTTCGCTTGCGGCGGTGTATGCGGGCAACGGCTGGATCGGGCAGTTTCTCGAACCGCTCGGCATCAAGATCGCCTTCACGCCAGCCGGTGTGCTGATCGCGCTGACCTTCATCGGCTTGCCGTTTGTCGTGCGGACCGTGCAGCCGGTGCTCGAAGAGTTCGAGCGCGAGCAGGAAGAAGCGGCCGCCTGCCTTGGCGCGTCGCGCTGGCTGACGTTTCGCCGCGTGGTGCTGCCGGCCGTATTCCCAGCCTTGCTGACAGGCTTCGCGCTGGCCTTCGCGCGGGCGCTCGGCGAGTACGGCTCGGTGATTTTCATCGCCGGTAACGTGCCGATGAAATCGGAAATCACGTCGCTGCTGATCATCACCAAGCTCGAACAATACGATTACGCCGGCGCCACCGCCATCGCGGTCGTGATGCTGGTGGTGTCGTTCCTGATGCTGTTGCTGATCAATACGCTGCAGTGGTATCTGCAGCGCCGGACGGGCCGTGGCGGCGCAGGCCCGGCGCCTGCCGTTGCCAGCGTGGCGGCGATCGGTGTCGGCGGAGGTGTGCAATGA
- the cysW gene encoding sulfate ABC transporter permease subunit CysW has translation MSRNSLNGVDAAAVALAPRAPLNVARRPDPVTEPPVVRWILTGVALLFLALFLVVPLVAVFYQALNKGIGFYLESLADPDALSAIKLTVITAAIAVPLNLVFGLAASWCIAKFDFRGKALLTTLIDLPFSVSPVISGLIYVLMFGAQGWFGPWLQDHNVQIIFAVPGIVLATIFVTFPFVARELIPLMQAQGNDEEEAAHVLGASGWQTFRRVTLPNVKWGLLYGVILCNARAMGEFGAVSVVSGHIRGQTDTMPLHVEILYNEYNFSAAFAVASVLALLALVTLGLKLLAERHMSAELSAARDVPAYAGPVTPASALQPAPQSASQSVNTTHVSKSAVKHPLKQGEL, from the coding sequence ATGAGCCGCAACTCCCTGAATGGTGTGGATGCCGCTGCTGTTGCCCTGGCGCCGCGCGCGCCGCTCAATGTCGCGCGCCGGCCCGATCCGGTCACCGAGCCGCCCGTCGTGCGCTGGATTCTGACCGGCGTCGCGTTGCTGTTTCTCGCGCTGTTCCTGGTCGTGCCGCTCGTCGCCGTGTTCTATCAGGCCTTGAACAAGGGGATCGGCTTCTATCTGGAATCGCTTGCCGACCCGGATGCGTTGTCGGCCATCAAACTTACCGTGATTACAGCTGCCATCGCGGTGCCGCTGAATCTCGTATTCGGCCTCGCCGCGTCATGGTGTATCGCCAAGTTCGACTTCCGCGGCAAGGCATTGCTGACCACGTTGATCGATCTGCCGTTCTCGGTCTCGCCGGTGATTTCCGGCTTGATCTACGTGCTGATGTTCGGCGCGCAAGGCTGGTTCGGCCCGTGGCTGCAAGACCATAACGTGCAGATCATCTTCGCGGTGCCGGGTATCGTGCTGGCGACGATCTTCGTCACGTTCCCATTCGTCGCGCGCGAACTGATTCCGCTGATGCAGGCGCAAGGCAACGACGAAGAAGAAGCCGCGCACGTGCTCGGCGCTTCGGGCTGGCAGACCTTTCGGCGCGTCACGCTGCCGAACGTCAAATGGGGCCTGCTGTACGGCGTGATTCTCTGCAACGCGCGGGCGATGGGCGAGTTCGGCGCGGTGTCGGTGGTGTCCGGCCACATTCGCGGCCAGACCGACACGATGCCGCTGCACGTCGAAATTCTCTATAACGAATACAACTTCTCGGCGGCGTTTGCCGTGGCGTCGGTGCTGGCCTTATTGGCACTCGTGACGCTCGGTCTGAAGTTGCTTGCCGAGCGCCATATGTCGGCGGAACTGTCTGCCGCGCGCGATGTGCCGGCGTATGCGGGGCCTGTCACGCCGGCGTCCGCTTTACAGCCCGCTCCACAGTCCGCTTCACAGTCAGTCAATACAACGCATGTGTCGAAGAGTGCAGTCAAGCACCCGCTCAAGCAAGGAGAGCTGTAA
- a CDS encoding sulfate/molybdate ABC transporter ATP-binding protein, translated as MGITVRNLQKRFGDFVALDNVSLDFPPGELVALLGPSGCGKTTLLRVIAGLEYADGGQVVLQGQDVATVGAREREVGFVFQHYALFRHMTVFENVAFGLRVKPRKERPSEAVIREKVHELLKLVQLDWLAQRYPSELSGGQRQRIALARALAVEPKVLLLDEPFGALDAKVRKELRSWLRRLHDDLHISTIFVTHDQEEALEVADRIVVLNRGHVEQVGSPQDVYDHPQTSFVYEFLGAANRLHGNVNASGFVVDGAALPVAIKADFSGPAFAYVRPHDLQLYPQASGHREGIVVDVRRVVTLGGSVRVELAGREGSVLEAELDRESWRDLQLAIGDGVTAVPRALRVFPAQ; from the coding sequence ATGGGTATCACCGTTCGTAACCTGCAAAAGCGCTTCGGCGATTTCGTCGCGCTCGATAACGTTTCGCTCGACTTTCCGCCGGGTGAACTGGTTGCGCTGCTCGGGCCGTCGGGTTGTGGCAAGACCACCTTGCTGCGTGTGATCGCCGGCCTCGAATACGCGGACGGCGGCCAGGTCGTGCTGCAAGGCCAGGACGTCGCGACGGTCGGCGCGCGTGAGCGCGAAGTCGGTTTTGTGTTCCAGCATTACGCACTGTTCCGTCACATGACGGTGTTTGAGAACGTCGCGTTCGGCCTGCGCGTGAAGCCTCGTAAAGAGCGGCCTTCGGAAGCGGTGATTCGCGAGAAGGTGCATGAACTGCTGAAGCTCGTGCAACTCGACTGGCTCGCGCAACGGTATCCGTCGGAATTGTCGGGTGGCCAGCGGCAGCGGATTGCTTTGGCACGCGCACTGGCTGTCGAACCGAAGGTCCTGCTGCTCGACGAACCGTTCGGCGCGCTGGATGCGAAAGTGCGCAAGGAATTGCGCAGCTGGCTGCGTCGGTTGCATGACGATCTGCATATCTCGACGATCTTCGTCACGCACGATCAGGAAGAAGCACTCGAAGTGGCCGACCGGATCGTCGTGTTGAATCGCGGGCATGTGGAGCAGGTGGGCAGTCCACAGGACGTGTACGACCATCCGCAAACTTCGTTCGTCTATGAGTTCCTCGGCGCGGCGAACCGTCTGCATGGCAACGTGAATGCGAGTGGCTTCGTGGTCGACGGCGCGGCGCTGCCGGTCGCGATCAAGGCCGATTTCAGCGGGCCGGCGTTCGCGTATGTGCGGCCGCACGATTTGCAGTTGTACCCGCAAGCGTCTGGCCACCGCGAAGGCATTGTGGTCGACGTGCGGCGCGTAGTGACGCTCGGCGGCTCGGTGCGTGTGGAACTGGCGGGCCGTGAAGGGAGTGTGCTCGAGGCGGAACTCGACCGCGAATCGTGGCGCGATCTGCAACTGGCGATCGGCGATGGCGTGACGGCCGTGCCGCGCGCGTTGCGCGTATTTCCGGCGCAATGA
- a CDS encoding CysB family HTH-type transcriptional regulator — MNFQQLRFVREAVRQNMNLTEVANVLYTSQSGVSKQIKDLEDELGVDIFIRRGKRLTGLTEPGKAVHQLIERMLLDAENLRRVARQYADQDSGHLVVATTHTQARYALPKVIRQFTEVFPKVHLALRQGSPQQIAQMIINGEADIGISTEALDRFPDIVTFPCYSWHHVVVVPKEHPLVGRENLTLDEIAEFPIVTYDQDFTGRSHIDQAFAKAGALPDVVLTAIDADVIKTYVELGMGIGVVAAMAYDPKRDTELVALDTQHLFEASTTRVGLRKGAFLRAYAYRLIEMFAPQLNEAEIAAQLREAV, encoded by the coding sequence ATGAACTTTCAGCAATTGCGCTTTGTGCGCGAGGCCGTGCGTCAGAACATGAATCTGACTGAGGTGGCGAACGTGTTGTACACGTCGCAGTCGGGCGTATCGAAACAGATCAAGGACCTGGAGGACGAACTCGGCGTCGATATTTTCATCCGGCGCGGCAAGCGTCTGACGGGTCTCACCGAGCCGGGCAAGGCGGTGCATCAGCTAATCGAGCGGATGTTGCTGGATGCGGAGAATCTGCGCCGCGTCGCACGCCAGTACGCCGATCAGGACAGCGGCCACCTCGTCGTGGCGACGACTCACACGCAGGCGCGTTACGCGCTGCCGAAGGTAATTCGTCAATTCACCGAGGTGTTCCCGAAGGTGCATCTGGCGCTGCGCCAGGGCAGCCCGCAACAGATCGCTCAGATGATCATCAACGGCGAAGCGGACATCGGCATTTCGACCGAGGCGCTCGACCGCTTTCCTGATATCGTCACCTTCCCGTGCTATTCGTGGCATCACGTCGTGGTGGTGCCGAAGGAGCATCCGCTGGTCGGGCGCGAGAACCTGACGCTCGACGAGATCGCCGAATTCCCGATCGTCACCTACGACCAGGACTTCACGGGCCGCTCGCACATCGACCAGGCGTTCGCGAAAGCGGGTGCGCTGCCCGACGTCGTGTTGACCGCAATCGACGCCGACGTGATCAAGACTTACGTCGAACTCGGCATGGGCATCGGCGTGGTGGCGGCCATGGCTTACGATCCGAAGCGCGACACGGAACTGGTCGCGCTGGATACGCAGCACCTGTTCGAGGCGAGCACGACGCGGGTTGGCTTGCGCAAGGGCGCGTTCCTGCGCGCGTATGCATACCGGCTGATCGAAATGTTCGCGCCGCAGTTGAACGAAGCGGAAATCGCCGCGCAGCTGCGCGAAGCGGTTTGA
- a CDS encoding asparaginase produces the protein MNTSTSSSATPSDEGATPPLPRIAVLATGGTIAGAAADATNTSGYQAGVVGVEQLLAVVPALSTVARIAPEQIASVDSKDMEMSLWTTLAQRINTLLADDDIDGVVVTHGTDTLEETAYLLHLTIKSDKPVVLTAAMRPASALSADGPLNLLNAVTVAAHTGSRGQGVLVAFNNKIHSARDVVKTSTYAVDAFQSPDIGALGWVQDGRVEFQRSVVRPHTLATEFVIGAKWPHVEIIVSYAGVSRIAVDALVAAGVRGIVVAGTGNGSIHASVQQALADAASQGVAVVRASRVGSGHVMRNGAAADDALGFVSAGSLNPYKARVLLMLALAAGGTGPVALQKTFDTY, from the coding sequence ATGAATACTTCGACTTCTTCCTCCGCCACGCCTTCAGACGAAGGCGCCACGCCGCCGCTGCCACGCATCGCCGTGCTGGCGACCGGCGGCACGATCGCCGGCGCGGCCGCGGACGCCACCAACACATCGGGCTACCAGGCCGGTGTGGTCGGCGTCGAGCAATTGCTGGCCGTGGTGCCTGCCTTGTCCACGGTGGCGCGCATCGCGCCCGAGCAGATTGCCAGCGTCGACAGTAAAGACATGGAAATGTCGCTGTGGACCACGCTCGCGCAACGCATCAACACGTTGCTCGCCGACGATGACATCGACGGCGTGGTGGTCACACATGGCACCGATACACTCGAAGAAACCGCTTATCTGCTGCATCTGACGATCAAGTCGGACAAGCCGGTCGTGCTGACGGCAGCCATGCGCCCGGCGTCGGCGCTGTCCGCCGATGGTCCGCTGAATCTGCTGAACGCCGTGACGGTTGCGGCGCACACGGGTTCGCGCGGGCAGGGCGTGCTGGTGGCGTTCAACAACAAGATTCACAGCGCACGCGACGTGGTCAAGACGAGTACATATGCAGTCGATGCCTTCCAGTCTCCGGATATCGGCGCGCTCGGCTGGGTGCAGGACGGCCGCGTCGAATTTCAGCGCAGCGTGGTGCGTCCGCATACGCTCGCGACCGAATTCGTGATCGGCGCGAAGTGGCCGCATGTGGAGATCATCGTGAGTTACGCGGGCGTCTCGCGCATTGCCGTGGATGCGTTGGTTGCTGCTGGTGTGCGCGGTATCGTCGTGGCGGGCACGGGTAACGGCTCGATTCACGCCTCGGTGCAGCAGGCGCTGGCCGATGCCGCTTCGCAAGGCGTCGCGGTGGTGCGTGCGTCGCGCGTGGGTTCAGGGCATGTGATGCGCAACGGCGCGGCCGCCGACGACGCACTCGGTTTCGTCAGCGCAGGTTCGCTGAATCCGTACAAAGCGCGCGTGCTGCTGATGCTGGCATTGGCCGCGGGCGGGACAGGGCCGGTTGCGTTGCAGAAGACTTTCGATACGTACTGA
- a CDS encoding DUF3597 domain-containing protein encodes MSIFGDIVNKLFGKAKPDQPAPAVEPTPDPAAAQAAAPEATPAPAPLADVDVAAVMDQFVSESGQTLNWRTSIVDTLKALGVDSSLEHRKQLAQELKYGGDTNDSASMNIWLHKQVMQALAANGGKLPPDLAA; translated from the coding sequence ATGAGCATCTTTGGTGACATCGTAAACAAGCTCTTCGGCAAAGCGAAGCCCGACCAGCCTGCGCCTGCGGTTGAGCCGACACCGGATCCGGCAGCGGCGCAAGCTGCTGCACCGGAGGCTACACCGGCGCCCGCGCCGCTGGCCGACGTCGACGTCGCTGCCGTCATGGACCAGTTCGTGAGTGAGAGCGGGCAAACGTTGAACTGGCGCACGTCGATCGTCGACACGCTGAAAGCGCTCGGTGTCGACAGCAGCCTCGAGCATCGCAAGCAGCTCGCACAGGAACTGAAGTACGGCGGCGACACGAACGACTCGGCGAGCATGAACATCTGGCTGCACAAACAGGTGATGCAAGCGCTGGCGGCGAACGGCGGGAAATTGCCTCCGGATCTCGCGGCCTAA
- a CDS encoding 2-hydroxy-3-oxopropionate reductase, with protein sequence MAKIGFIGLGIMGAHMARNLIKGGHTLFVNGAYPVPEDLSKTTTVVANSTAVAQAADIVIIMVPDTPDVANVLFADDGVAAGLTEGKLVIDMSSISPLDTQAFAKKINALGADYLDAPVSGGEVGAREASLTIMVGGPEKAFAKALPLFELMGKNISLIGDNGAGQTCKVANQIIVALNIEAVAEALLFASRSGADPERVRKALMGGFASSRILEVHGERMTRRKFDPGFRIELHQKDLNLALDGARKLGIALPHTASAQQLFSVCAANGGKAWDHSAMVRALEIMANYEVAQAPGSEAKAA encoded by the coding sequence ATGGCAAAGATCGGTTTCATCGGCCTCGGCATCATGGGCGCGCACATGGCGCGCAACCTCATCAAGGGCGGCCACACGCTGTTCGTGAATGGCGCGTACCCGGTGCCGGAAGATCTGAGCAAGACGACCACCGTAGTCGCCAATTCGACCGCAGTGGCACAGGCCGCCGATATCGTCATCATCATGGTGCCGGACACGCCTGACGTCGCCAACGTGCTGTTCGCCGACGACGGCGTCGCCGCCGGCCTCACAGAGGGCAAGCTGGTGATCGACATGAGCTCGATCTCGCCGCTCGATACGCAAGCCTTCGCGAAGAAGATCAACGCGCTGGGCGCGGACTACCTCGATGCACCGGTGTCCGGCGGCGAAGTCGGCGCGCGTGAAGCGTCGCTGACGATCATGGTGGGCGGCCCGGAGAAGGCCTTCGCCAAGGCCTTGCCGCTATTCGAACTGATGGGCAAGAATATCTCGCTGATCGGCGACAACGGCGCAGGTCAAACCTGCAAGGTCGCAAACCAGATCATCGTCGCGCTGAACATCGAAGCGGTGGCTGAAGCGCTGCTGTTCGCATCGCGCTCGGGCGCCGATCCGGAACGTGTGCGCAAGGCGCTGATGGGCGGTTTCGCTTCGTCGCGCATTCTCGAAGTGCATGGCGAGCGTATGACCAGGCGTAAGTTCGATCCGGGCTTCCGCATCGAGCTGCACCAGAAGGATCTGAACCTCGCACTCGACGGCGCACGCAAGCTGGGTATCGCCCTGCCCCATACGGCAAGCGCGCAGCAACTGTTCAGCGTATGCGCGGCGAACGGCGGCAAGGCATGGGATCACTCGGCCATGGTGCGCGCGCTCGAAATCATGGCGAACTACGAAGTCGCGCAAGCGCCGGGTAGCGAAGCCAAGGCGGCCTGA
- the hyi gene encoding hydroxypyruvate isomerase, with amino-acid sequence MPKFAANLTMLFNEVPFLDRFAAAAEAGFNAVEFLFPYPYQIAELGERLEQNRLKLVLHNLPAGNWEAGERGIACLPDRVGEFQEGVGRAIEYATALTVPQLNCLVGIPTVGVDADKARSTIVDNLRFAAGELKKAGIKLLVEPCNSYDIPGFALNRSGEGLDVIRAVGSDNLFLQYDIYHMQRMEGELAATIKKNLPQIAHIQLADNPGRNEPGTGEINYPFLFDLLDSLGYEGYVGCEYKPRTTTAAGLGWLQSVAGQTRGAAHAAA; translated from the coding sequence ATGCCGAAATTTGCAGCGAATCTCACCATGCTGTTCAACGAAGTCCCGTTCCTCGACCGCTTTGCGGCAGCAGCGGAGGCGGGCTTCAACGCCGTTGAATTCCTGTTTCCGTATCCGTATCAGATCGCCGAATTGGGCGAGCGTCTGGAACAGAACCGTCTCAAGCTCGTGTTGCACAACCTGCCCGCGGGCAACTGGGAAGCGGGCGAACGCGGCATCGCGTGCCTGCCGGATCGCGTGGGCGAGTTTCAGGAAGGTGTCGGCCGTGCGATCGAATACGCGACGGCTTTGACGGTGCCGCAACTGAATTGCCTCGTTGGCATTCCGACGGTCGGCGTCGATGCGGACAAGGCACGCTCGACGATCGTCGACAACCTGCGTTTCGCCGCGGGCGAACTGAAAAAAGCCGGCATCAAGCTGCTGGTCGAGCCGTGCAATTCGTACGACATCCCCGGCTTCGCGCTGAACCGTTCGGGCGAAGGCCTCGACGTGATTCGCGCGGTGGGTTCGGACAATCTGTTCCTGCAATACGACATCTATCACATGCAACGGATGGAAGGCGAACTCGCGGCAACGATCAAAAAGAATCTGCCGCAGATCGCGCACATCCAGCTGGCCGACAACCCCGGCCGCAACGAGCCGGGCACCGGCGAAATCAACTACCCGTTCCTGTTCGACCTGCTCGATTCGCTCGGCTACGAAGGCTACGTCGGTTGCGAATACAAACCGCGCACGACCACCGCCGCCGGCCTCGGCTGGCTGCAGAGCGTGGCCGGGCAAACCCGCGGCGCGGCCCACGCCGCTGCCTGA